From Paenibacillus segetis, one genomic window encodes:
- a CDS encoding response regulator transcription factor, which produces MYKVFIVDDEPFIIEGLYDIVDWASMGMEIVGQAENGAEALEALKLIPADILVTDISMPKMNGLDLIRNVREFRPELKVIVLSGFNDFDYLKEGMTLGIENYLLKPINLEEFKATLNIVVEKLNESKARYATLNEYSIMILRDNVMQRWIKQQIRPREFQERADLLGIVLDKNFVMVSLLRLEHSNQEVFEIVLNQLKSNEGIIPFRDMDGDIVLLYNFDDPEQGINEANLINNKLMSVLSAYEPLRLSIGSVEEIEVEPSRSYTFAKKVQEYFMIFPEQNVLRYDDLKEHQANAEDGLHMNWSDYAKLIVAKNKEGLLARIEVDFGSLRQMGGISPGLLQDIAMEWIIRFKMQLEEIRHAEEPDLYKLHFERIRTTFSIDELIDIMKEVANITIDSLTNDMKSPVVQQVLNFIKQSYNEDVSLKTLGALYNIHPVYLGQLFHKEVGESFTDYINWYRIEKAKELLRISQMKVHEIARSVGYWETGYFYKQFKKYVGISPTEYKGLS; this is translated from the coding sequence ATGTATAAAGTGTTTATTGTAGATGACGAACCGTTTATTATTGAGGGTTTGTATGATATTGTCGATTGGGCTTCAATGGGGATGGAGATTGTGGGTCAAGCTGAGAATGGGGCTGAAGCATTAGAGGCGTTAAAGCTGATTCCTGCGGATATTCTGGTTACCGATATTTCCATGCCGAAGATGAACGGACTTGATCTCATTCGTAATGTACGTGAATTTCGGCCGGAGCTTAAAGTAATCGTGTTAAGTGGATTTAATGATTTTGATTATTTAAAAGAGGGCATGACACTCGGTATAGAAAATTATTTGTTGAAGCCGATTAATCTGGAGGAATTCAAGGCAACACTGAACATAGTAGTTGAGAAATTAAATGAGTCTAAGGCAAGGTATGCTACCTTAAATGAATATAGCATTATGATTTTGCGGGACAATGTGATGCAACGATGGATAAAACAACAGATTCGTCCCCGGGAGTTCCAGGAACGTGCTGATCTTCTGGGCATTGTTCTTGATAAAAACTTTGTAATGGTTTCGCTATTACGATTGGAGCATTCTAATCAAGAGGTATTCGAGATCGTACTGAATCAGTTGAAGAGTAACGAGGGGATCATTCCATTCCGTGATATGGATGGAGACATTGTATTGTTGTATAACTTTGATGATCCGGAGCAGGGAATAAACGAAGCAAATTTGATAAATAATAAACTGATGAGTGTCCTGTCAGCGTATGAGCCTCTGCGTCTGTCCATAGGGAGTGTGGAAGAAATAGAGGTGGAACCATCCCGAAGTTACACCTTCGCCAAAAAAGTGCAGGAGTACTTCATGATCTTCCCGGAACAAAATGTTCTTCGCTATGATGACCTCAAAGAGCACCAAGCAAATGCTGAAGATGGTCTCCATATGAACTGGAGTGACTACGCCAAGCTAATTGTAGCTAAGAATAAAGAGGGACTACTTGCACGTATTGAAGTGGATTTTGGATCACTTCGGCAAATGGGAGGAATATCCCCTGGTCTTCTTCAGGACATAGCCATGGAATGGATTATTCGTTTCAAAATGCAACTGGAGGAAATTCGGCATGCTGAAGAGCCTGATCTTTACAAGCTTCATTTCGAGAGAATTCGAACAACATTTTCTATTGATGAGCTGATTGATATCATGAAGGAAGTTGCGAATATTACTATAGATTCTCTGACTAACGATATGAAGAGTCCAGTAGTTCAGCAGGTGCTAAATTTTATCAAGCAGTCTTATAACGAAGATGTGTCACTTAAGACACTTGGAGCTTTATATAATATCCATCCTGTCTATTTGGGGCAACTGTTCCATAAGGAGGTTGGTGAGTCTTTTACTGATTATATTAATTGGTATCGGATTGAAAAGGCCAAGGAGTTACTTCGAATAAGTCAAATGAAAGTTCATGAAATCGCTCGAAGTGTCGGTTATTGGGAAACTGGATATTTTTACAAGCAATTTAAAAAATATGTAGGGATCTCCCCGACAGAATATAAAGGGCTCAGTTAG
- a CDS encoding ABC transporter substrate-binding protein, which yields MSTKRKKFSLLLTSLMALTLLVSACGGNNAGNSASNASGSGKSEKPVELIWYTVGAPQKDVDKVMEEVNKYTKEKINATIKMKMIDFGDYSQKMQVMVASGEPMDIMFTCSWAFDYVQNARKGAFMELDDLLKNQGKDIVATLDPAFLEGSKVDGHNYAVPANKELPAQEVWRFNKELLDKYNLDISNVKSMESLEPLLKTIKENDPTITPYAMVKDFVPMMPFDYVIEKLPMAVYQDTTDYKVVNILETPEIKETLKTVRKFYKAGYVSPEVSTITSADDLYKSGKWLVDRASTQPFADNLWTTSLGYPIVSTPAGDPIVYNWSVMGSMQAISANSKYPEKAMEFLNLLNTDPVLRNMIDSGIEGVHYEKVSDNVMKNLDKSKDYDMPTFSLGNIMITYLNEGDPENKWDEFKKFNESGINAPLLGFNFDTSKVTTELAAVQNVKEEFWSALMTGTVDPDEYLPKANEKFKAAGLDKIIAEAQRQIDEWRAATGK from the coding sequence ATGAGTACAAAAAGAAAGAAGTTTTCTCTTTTATTGACATCGCTGATGGCGCTTACACTATTGGTCAGTGCATGTGGTGGCAACAACGCTGGTAACAGTGCTAGCAATGCATCTGGATCAGGAAAGTCTGAAAAGCCAGTTGAACTGATCTGGTATACGGTCGGTGCTCCACAAAAAGATGTGGACAAGGTTATGGAAGAAGTTAATAAGTATACTAAAGAAAAAATAAATGCAACCATCAAAATGAAGATGATTGATTTTGGTGACTATTCGCAAAAAATGCAAGTAATGGTCGCTTCAGGTGAGCCAATGGATATTATGTTCACTTGCTCCTGGGCGTTTGATTACGTGCAAAATGCACGTAAAGGCGCATTTATGGAACTAGATGATTTGCTGAAAAATCAAGGTAAAGACATTGTCGCAACTCTTGATCCTGCATTCTTAGAAGGTTCTAAGGTTGATGGACATAACTATGCAGTACCAGCTAACAAAGAACTTCCAGCTCAAGAAGTATGGCGTTTCAACAAAGAACTTCTTGATAAATATAACTTGGACATTTCGAACGTGAAATCGATGGAAAGCCTTGAGCCTTTATTGAAAACAATCAAGGAAAACGATCCTACCATTACACCGTACGCTATGGTTAAGGATTTCGTACCTATGATGCCATTTGACTACGTTATTGAGAAATTGCCAATGGCAGTGTATCAAGACACTACAGATTATAAAGTAGTTAACATTTTGGAAACTCCAGAAATAAAAGAAACACTAAAAACAGTACGTAAATTCTATAAAGCTGGATATGTTTCCCCAGAAGTATCTACAATCACTTCTGCTGATGACTTGTACAAATCCGGTAAATGGTTGGTAGACCGTGCGTCAACTCAACCTTTCGCAGACAACCTTTGGACTACAAGCCTTGGATATCCAATCGTCTCCACACCTGCTGGTGACCCGATTGTTTACAACTGGTCCGTAATGGGTTCGATGCAAGCGATCTCTGCTAACTCCAAATATCCGGAGAAAGCAATGGAATTCCTTAACTTGTTGAACACTGATCCTGTACTTCGTAACATGATCGATTCCGGTATCGAAGGCGTTCACTACGAAAAAGTTAGTGATAACGTGATGAAGAACTTGGATAAATCTAAAGACTATGATATGCCAACATTCTCGTTGGGTAACATTATGATCACTTATTTGAATGAAGGCGACCCTGAGAACAAATGGGACGAGTTCAAGAAATTTAACGAATCTGGTATTAACGCTCCATTGTTAGGCTTTAACTTCGATACTTCGAAAGTAACGACTGAATTGGCTGCGGTACAAAACGTGAAGGAAGAGTTCTGGTCCGCATTAATGACAGGAACTGTTGATCCTGACGAATACCTGCCAAAAGCTAATGAGAAGTTTAAAGCTGCTGGATTGGATAAAATCATCGCTGAAGCTCAAAGACAAATCGATGAGTGGAGAGCAGCAACAGGTAAATAA
- a CDS encoding ABC transporter permease: protein MVGEFFRNINKNKVMLFMVLPGALWFLFFSYLPMLGTIIAFKEYRFSRDGFWASIVNSKWVGWDNFKFLFSTNDAYIITRNTLLYNVVFIFVGLALSVLLAIVLSEITNKRLSKIYQTGMFLPYFLSWVIVGYFTFSFLSADRGLLNGVFESLGIQPIQWYAESKYWPFILVLVYLWKAVGYNSVVYLASIMGIDRSLYEAAMIDGASKMQQIRAITLPLLRPIITIMTLLAIGKIFYADFGLFYQIPRDSGTLYGVTNVIDTYVYRGLKSTGEIGMSAAAGLYQSVVGFVLVMTSNYIVRKFDKDNALF, encoded by the coding sequence ATGGTCGGAGAGTTTTTCAGAAATATCAACAAAAATAAAGTTATGTTATTCATGGTTCTTCCCGGCGCACTTTGGTTCCTCTTCTTTTCCTATTTACCGATGCTGGGAACGATTATAGCCTTTAAGGAATATCGCTTCAGTCGCGATGGCTTCTGGGCCAGCATAGTGAACAGTAAATGGGTTGGATGGGACAACTTTAAATTCCTATTTAGCACGAATGACGCTTATATAATCACGCGAAATACATTGCTTTATAATGTTGTTTTTATCTTTGTAGGGCTGGCTTTATCGGTGCTATTAGCTATTGTATTATCAGAAATCACAAACAAACGTCTCTCCAAAATATATCAAACTGGCATGTTCCTACCTTACTTTCTATCATGGGTCATTGTCGGTTATTTCACGTTCAGTTTCTTAAGCGCAGACCGTGGATTGTTGAACGGGGTATTTGAATCTTTAGGTATTCAACCGATTCAATGGTACGCGGAATCAAAATATTGGCCGTTTATTCTAGTACTCGTATATTTGTGGAAAGCAGTAGGATATAACAGCGTTGTGTATTTAGCGTCTATTATGGGGATTGACAGATCGCTTTATGAAGCCGCTATGATTGATGGCGCTAGTAAGATGCAACAAATTCGGGCAATTACGCTACCACTTCTTAGACCAATCATCACGATCATGACACTATTGGCTATCGGAAAAATATTCTATGCAGACTTTGGTCTATTCTATCAAATCCCGAGAGATTCAGGGACGTTGTACGGAGTAACAAACGTTATCGATACTTATGTATATCGTGGTCTTAAATCAACGGGTGAAATTGGTATGAGTGCAGCAGCAGGGTTGTATCAATCCGTTGTAGGTTTTGTTCTAGTTATGACATCGAACTATATCGTACGCAAATTCGACAAGGACAACGCCTTGTTCTAA
- a CDS encoding carbohydrate ABC transporter permease: MNISFNLIAGIFAILCVFPFLFVVIISLTDESALANNGYRLIPEKWSFAGYQYVFDMGDSLLRSYGVTIFVTVVGTIISLLFMAFYAYAVSRKSFKYRNFFSFFAFFTMLFNGGLVPTYIIVTQLLGLKDTIWALILPLAVNAFYIMILRTFYSTSVPDAIIESGKIDGAGEFRIFLKLVLPLSLPGLATIGLFSTLGYWNDWFNALLYIDSPNLVPLQSMLMRIETSMQFIMQNASNSSISMEALRSMPQDTSRMAMVVLATLPIIFAYPFFQRYFIQGLTVGAVKE; the protein is encoded by the coding sequence ATGAATATTTCATTTAACCTCATTGCCGGCATCTTTGCTATTCTGTGCGTGTTTCCTTTTCTGTTTGTGGTCATCATTTCCCTCACAGATGAAAGTGCACTTGCGAACAATGGTTACAGATTGATTCCTGAAAAATGGAGTTTTGCGGGTTACCAATATGTATTTGATATGGGAGATTCATTACTTCGTTCATATGGGGTGACGATTTTCGTCACGGTCGTAGGGACTATCATTAGTTTGTTGTTTATGGCTTTTTACGCTTATGCGGTTTCGAGAAAGAGCTTCAAATACCGTAATTTCTTTTCTTTCTTCGCCTTTTTCACGATGTTGTTTAATGGGGGACTTGTTCCAACCTATATCATCGTTACACAGCTTTTGGGCCTCAAAGATACCATTTGGGCTTTGATATTGCCGCTGGCTGTAAATGCCTTTTATATTATGATCTTACGGACTTTCTATAGCACTAGTGTTCCTGATGCTATTATTGAATCAGGGAAAATTGATGGCGCAGGGGAGTTCCGAATTTTCCTCAAGCTGGTACTTCCTTTATCCCTTCCGGGTCTAGCAACTATTGGTTTGTTCAGCACACTGGGTTACTGGAACGACTGGTTCAATGCACTACTCTATATCGACAGTCCAAACCTTGTACCGTTGCAATCCATGTTGATGCGTATTGAAACTAGTATGCAATTCATCATGCAGAACGCATCAAACAGCTCGATCAGTATGGAAGCTTTGAGATCCATGCCTCAAGATACTTCACGTATGGCGATGGTTGTTCTAGCTACATTACCTATTATTTTTGCATATCCGTTCTTCCAACGTTATTTCATTCAAGGACTTACGGTAGGTGCTGTTAAAGAATAA
- a CDS encoding glycoside hydrolase family 3 N-terminal domain-containing protein, which produces MIYKDRNNSTSERVEHLLSLMTLEEKIGQLIQPFGWQTYENIDGKIALTESFKKQVENGGIGSLYGVLRADPWTGVTIETGLSPEEGAEAVNEIQRYAIEHSRLGIPILIGEECSHGHMAIGATVFPVPLSLGSTWNVDLYREMCRAVARETRSQGGAATYSPVLDVVRDPRWGRTEECFGEDAYLISELAVASVEGLQGESLDQDDSVVATLKHFVGYGSSEGGRNAGPVHMGKRELLEVDMLPFKKAVEAGAVSIMPAYNEIDGMPCTTNRELLQDILRTEWGFDGMVITDCGAIDMLATGHDTAEDGMDAAVQAISAGIDMEMSGEMFGKYLLEAVRQGKLAPSIVDTAVRRVLNLKFTLGLFDTPYADPKKASEVIGSEEHIALARKIAGEGIVLLKNEGKVLPLSKESGTIAVIGPNADVGYNQLGDYTSPQPTSRVTTVLGGIRSKFAKEPDRVLYAPGCRIKDDSKEGFDYALSCAKQADTIVMVVGGSSARDFGEGSIDLKTGASKVTDHSWSDMDCGEGIDRMSLTLSGVQLELVQEIHKLGKPVIVVYINGRPIAEPWIEDNAHAILEAWYPGQEGGHAIADILFGDVNPSGKLTISIPKHVGQLPVYYNGKRSRGKRYLEDDSQPRYPFGYGLSYTEFSYSNLKVQPEVIPADGVATVTVDVTNTGALEGAEVVQMYISDTVSNISRPAKELKGFRKVTLAPGESRTVEFTVGAEQLQYIGLDYKPVVEPGEFRVLVGKHVNDTLNAILIVQED; this is translated from the coding sequence ATGATCTACAAGGATCGTAACAATTCTACTTCAGAACGAGTGGAACATTTGCTCAGTCTGATGACTTTGGAAGAGAAGATCGGCCAACTGATCCAACCCTTCGGTTGGCAGACGTATGAGAATATAGACGGTAAAATTGCACTTACAGAGTCTTTCAAGAAACAAGTGGAGAATGGCGGTATCGGCTCGTTATACGGCGTGCTTCGTGCAGATCCGTGGACAGGGGTTACGATTGAGACGGGCCTCTCCCCTGAAGAAGGGGCAGAGGCTGTCAACGAAATTCAGCGCTATGCAATAGAACACTCCCGTTTGGGTATTCCTATCCTAATTGGAGAGGAATGCTCCCACGGTCATATGGCGATTGGCGCTACGGTATTTCCAGTACCACTAAGTCTCGGAAGTACATGGAATGTGGATCTGTATCGTGAAATGTGCCGTGCTGTAGCTCGGGAGACCCGGAGCCAAGGTGGAGCGGCTACTTATTCGCCGGTACTAGATGTTGTTCGTGATCCTCGTTGGGGTCGGACCGAAGAATGCTTCGGTGAAGATGCTTACTTGATAAGCGAACTTGCGGTTGCTTCTGTAGAAGGTCTTCAGGGCGAATCGTTGGATCAAGATGACAGCGTAGTCGCTACGTTGAAGCATTTTGTTGGATACGGTAGCTCAGAGGGCGGCCGTAATGCAGGCCCTGTCCATATGGGCAAACGTGAGTTACTTGAAGTTGATATGCTTCCGTTCAAAAAGGCAGTGGAGGCTGGCGCAGTGTCAATTATGCCAGCTTATAACGAGATAGATGGAATGCCGTGTACGACGAATAGAGAACTTCTCCAGGATATTCTCCGTACGGAGTGGGGCTTTGACGGCATGGTTATTACTGACTGTGGTGCTATAGACATGTTGGCTACAGGTCATGATACAGCAGAAGATGGGATGGATGCAGCAGTACAAGCGATCTCTGCGGGCATTGATATGGAGATGTCCGGTGAAATGTTCGGCAAGTATTTGCTTGAAGCTGTACGCCAGGGAAAACTAGCCCCATCGATTGTAGATACTGCGGTTCGCCGAGTACTGAACTTGAAGTTCACACTCGGATTGTTCGATACTCCGTATGCTGATCCAAAGAAGGCATCTGAGGTCATTGGTAGCGAGGAACACATCGCACTTGCCCGGAAGATTGCCGGAGAAGGTATTGTTTTATTGAAAAATGAAGGAAAAGTACTACCTTTATCGAAAGAGTCAGGTACAATCGCTGTCATTGGGCCTAATGCTGATGTAGGTTACAACCAACTTGGTGACTATACTTCACCGCAACCAACCTCTAGGGTAACAACTGTCCTAGGCGGTATCCGTAGTAAGTTTGCAAAGGAACCAGATCGCGTGCTGTATGCGCCAGGATGCCGGATTAAGGATGATTCCAAAGAAGGTTTTGATTACGCTCTTAGCTGCGCCAAGCAAGCAGATACGATTGTTATGGTTGTTGGAGGATCCAGTGCACGTGATTTTGGAGAAGGATCGATCGATCTGAAGACAGGTGCTTCGAAGGTAACGGATCATTCATGGAGTGATATGGACTGCGGAGAAGGCATCGATCGTATGTCTTTGACGTTGTCTGGAGTACAACTTGAACTCGTTCAGGAGATTCATAAGCTGGGTAAACCGGTCATAGTGGTTTATATAAATGGTCGTCCGATTGCAGAACCTTGGATTGAAGACAATGCTCATGCGATTCTTGAGGCTTGGTATCCAGGTCAAGAGGGTGGACATGCGATTGCTGATATTTTGTTTGGTGATGTGAATCCGTCAGGTAAATTGACGATCTCTATACCGAAACATGTGGGGCAACTCCCGGTTTATTACAATGGCAAGCGTTCGAGAGGTAAACGTTATCTAGAGGATGACTCACAACCACGTTATCCGTTTGGGTATGGACTAAGTTATACAGAATTTAGTTATTCCAATCTCAAGGTTCAGCCAGAAGTGATCCCTGCGGATGGAGTAGCAACCGTTACGGTAGATGTAACAAATACTGGTGCTTTGGAAGGTGCAGAGGTCGTTCAGATGTATATTTCTGATACGGTTAGCAATATATCGAGACCAGCTAAGGAGCTAAAAGGCTTCCGCAAGGTGACATTAGCTCCGGGAGAGAGCAGAACCGTTGAGTTCACAGTCGGAGCTGAACAGCTACAGTACATTGGTCTGGACTATAAACCAGTTGTAGAACCTGGGGAATTCCGCGTACTCGTAGGAAAACACGTGAACGATACGCTTAACGCAATATTAATTGTGCAGGAGGATTAA
- a CDS encoding alpha-mannosidase, whose amino-acid sequence MERIRRFIRELSESQWLEQREFRDWEIMSSTYKLPGEYDNVAPYTDGHDFNLFPSKQGTTYFFRSRLEIPQDWLKSHVGLIFQSGGEGLLRINGKSYQGLDRNHTFVTLGSNIIERPMELEIELFDPIPEPVDPLNQQAVIQPPIRSIQSSIVIVNRPVQSLMYTATVIRDSAVLLPEQDFRRTRLIEALYSAMDEFVALDKESIREGSLVKEIDLRLKKRTAEIGGNAEGTIHMVGQSHIDIAWLWPVRETVRKTSRTFSTVDALMNEFPEYQYAQSQPQLFAFLKDNDPELYERVKGRIKEGRWELVGGMWVEPDLNIPSGESLMRQMLYGQRFYEEEFGMTSEIEWLPDTFGYCASLPQILKHGGIQYFMTTKLGWNDTNVFPYDLFHWVGIDGTPMLSYLNHGVNENTLPKDVHEHWQSFREKAKHNEQMLLYGHGDGGGGATREMLEYIDRAELMVGQPASKYSNAAEFFTGITEAAPQLPEWHGDLYLELHRGTYTTHGRNKLNNRKAEVLYREAELWNTLASPDMEAGLRDEASQSLHDGWKLILLNQFHDIIPGSAITETYVTSMKEYTEIFEHGNKGLHQGLNVLAEQVNTEGEGTPYIVFNSLGWARDAVIAIKGESELAGHAVYDADGIRLDMDHDTEGENTAWVRVPSVPAFGYKTIWLRTEEGLANSISVQADANDNSLANGWETPYYRIRFNDRGEMVSLFDKTANRETIKAGESANRLHFFHDRPTLWDAWDIDTRYEEQPAGDAELLEMKLLSSGAIRDVLRFRWKLNQSEITQDMILYHHDQRIDFKTKVSWNESHKLLKVGFPVDVVTDKATYEIPFGSLERPTHRNTSWEQAQYEVCGHRFADVSERGYGVSLLNDCKYGYDIQGSTIRLSLLRAPKWPDVSADLGEHEFTYSLYPHMEDWRQAHTLRKAAELNHAPVVVASQTKQGSLPSMQSLIHFSGQHVVLDTVKPSEDGKGSILRFYESAGGRETVELEWPQDCTEVFLSNALEQEINMIEYVGSRIELQFSPYEIKTIKINY is encoded by the coding sequence ATGGAACGGATCAGACGTTTTATCAGGGAGCTTTCCGAGTCTCAATGGTTGGAACAGCGTGAATTTCGCGATTGGGAGATCATGTCATCTACGTATAAATTGCCTGGAGAATACGACAATGTAGCCCCTTATACGGATGGACATGATTTTAATCTTTTTCCTAGTAAACAAGGAACAACCTATTTCTTCCGTTCCCGTTTGGAGATCCCACAAGACTGGTTGAAATCCCATGTCGGGTTGATCTTTCAATCTGGTGGCGAAGGTTTACTTCGTATAAACGGGAAGTCTTATCAAGGGTTAGATCGAAATCATACATTTGTTACATTAGGTTCGAACATCATAGAACGTCCAATGGAACTTGAAATTGAGTTATTTGATCCCATTCCTGAGCCTGTGGACCCGTTGAATCAGCAGGCGGTAATTCAACCGCCAATCCGCTCGATTCAAAGCTCGATCGTTATTGTCAATCGTCCGGTACAGAGTCTGATGTATACGGCAACAGTTATTCGTGATTCCGCCGTATTATTACCGGAACAGGATTTCCGTCGTACACGTCTGATTGAAGCATTGTATAGTGCAATGGATGAATTTGTAGCACTCGACAAGGAATCTATTCGCGAAGGCAGTCTAGTTAAGGAAATAGACCTGCGTCTGAAGAAGAGAACTGCCGAGATCGGCGGGAATGCCGAGGGTACAATTCACATGGTTGGGCAATCTCACATTGATATTGCTTGGTTGTGGCCGGTAAGAGAGACGGTTCGTAAGACGAGTCGAACTTTCTCAACGGTTGATGCGCTCATGAATGAGTTTCCAGAGTATCAGTACGCTCAAAGCCAACCTCAGTTATTTGCTTTCCTAAAGGATAATGACCCTGAACTCTATGAACGAGTGAAGGGAAGGATTAAGGAAGGACGCTGGGAGCTTGTTGGTGGGATGTGGGTAGAACCTGATTTGAACATTCCAAGCGGCGAGTCGCTGATGCGTCAAATGTTATATGGACAAAGGTTCTATGAGGAAGAGTTCGGAATGACCTCTGAGATCGAATGGTTACCTGATACGTTTGGGTATTGTGCCTCTCTGCCTCAGATCCTGAAGCATGGTGGAATTCAGTATTTCATGACGACAAAGCTCGGATGGAATGATACGAATGTATTCCCATATGATCTGTTCCATTGGGTTGGTATCGACGGAACACCGATGTTGTCTTACTTAAATCATGGTGTGAATGAAAATACACTTCCGAAAGATGTGCATGAGCATTGGCAATCCTTCCGAGAGAAAGCGAAGCATAACGAGCAAATGCTGTTATATGGACATGGAGATGGTGGCGGTGGGGCCACTCGCGAAATGTTGGAATACATTGATCGTGCGGAGCTAATGGTTGGACAACCTGCCAGCAAATATAGTAATGCCGCTGAGTTCTTTACCGGAATTACAGAAGCAGCGCCACAGCTTCCTGAGTGGCATGGAGACCTGTATCTTGAGCTTCACCGCGGAACCTATACAACGCATGGTCGCAATAAGCTGAACAATCGGAAGGCCGAGGTTCTATACCGAGAAGCTGAATTATGGAACACACTTGCTTCGCCGGATATGGAGGCAGGACTACGGGATGAGGCTAGTCAGTCACTGCATGATGGCTGGAAACTAATTTTACTCAACCAGTTCCATGATATTATTCCGGGCTCTGCAATTACTGAAACCTATGTAACATCGATGAAAGAGTATACGGAAATTTTTGAACATGGAAACAAAGGGCTGCATCAAGGCTTGAACGTGTTAGCTGAACAAGTGAATACGGAAGGTGAAGGTACACCTTATATCGTATTTAATAGTCTCGGCTGGGCTCGAGATGCCGTCATTGCAATCAAGGGTGAAAGTGAATTAGCTGGACATGCCGTTTATGATGCAGATGGAATCCGCCTAGATATGGATCATGATACCGAAGGTGAGAATACAGCTTGGGTTCGAGTACCTAGTGTCCCTGCGTTTGGCTATAAGACAATTTGGTTGAGAACAGAAGAAGGATTAGCTAACTCTATTTCGGTTCAAGCTGATGCTAATGACAACAGTTTGGCTAACGGTTGGGAAACTCCATATTACCGTATACGGTTTAATGACCGAGGGGAAATGGTTAGTCTGTTTGATAAAACGGCTAATCGGGAGACTATTAAAGCAGGAGAAAGTGCGAACCGTCTTCATTTCTTCCATGACCGTCCAACGCTTTGGGATGCCTGGGATATTGATACTCGGTATGAAGAGCAACCAGCGGGAGATGCTGAACTACTGGAGATGAAACTTCTTAGCTCTGGAGCCATTAGAGATGTGCTGCGTTTCCGCTGGAAGTTGAATCAATCGGAAATTACACAAGACATGATTTTATATCATCATGATCAGCGCATAGATTTCAAAACGAAGGTAAGCTGGAATGAATCTCATAAGTTGCTGAAGGTTGGCTTCCCAGTGGATGTGGTAACGGACAAAGCGACCTATGAAATTCCGTTTGGCTCATTGGAACGTCCAACTCATCGTAATACAAGCTGGGAGCAGGCGCAGTACGAGGTATGTGGCCACCGTTTTGCCGATGTATCCGAGCGCGGATATGGTGTCAGCTTGTTGAATGATTGCAAGTATGGCTATGATATTCAAGGTAGCACCATTCGCCTGTCATTGTTGCGTGCGCCAAAATGGCCAGATGTCTCGGCTGATCTTGGCGAGCATGAGTTTACTTATTCGCTTTATCCTCATATGGAAGACTGGCGTCAAGCTCATACACTCAGGAAGGCAGCTGAACTGAATCATGCTCCTGTTGTTGTAGCATCTCAGACTAAGCA